The Polypterus senegalus isolate Bchr_013 chromosome 1, ASM1683550v1, whole genome shotgun sequence genomic sequence tagaactattcatttttttaaacttcataaCGGTCACTTTTTACTAATTTCTGGAAATACACTTGTTGCTCCATTTCTAAACCAGTAGATTACAATAATCAGTGCTGTCACACTGACCAACAGAATTCAAGTGAGtctttgctgccatctactgactgaaagacattttgcatttaataagGTGGACTGGAAAAGTATGCAATAGTGCCATATGACATGTCTCTACACCTAGCTGCAAAAAAGATGATCAGTCGATTTTTCACTTATTCACACAGATTTAATTTTTACACCCTCACTCTAGTTTTAGATTCATCTAAAGCACAGGATGGTGAAACCTAGAAAAATGTCACCTACTCAGTTTGAATAgtcacataaatatttttttctttccatatttggagtttttgataaaataaagaatatgacATATCGGTGAACCTTGTCAGCAATATTGTCCAAATCCTGTTTTTTGTAATatctgtttgttcattttttttaggtAATCTAGCCAGCACATTGGGACAGCATAAAGGTCCTATATTTGCTttgaaatggaataaaaaaggaaattttattcTTAGTGCTGGAGTTGATAAGGTGAGTATGTTTAAACTAAGAGGTATGTTTTGCCCTATAGTGCAAGTTACAAATGGCAGTTtcacttgttattttttgttttgtagactACTATAATTTGGGATGTACACACTGGAGAAGTTAAGCAGCAGTTTCCTTTTCACTCAGGTAataaagttattttcttttagttCTGCAACTTAATTTTTCACAGTTACCGCACCATTTAATTTTTAGCACAGTATTAATTATATATAGTCAAGTAatacaaaacatttcaaacattttacaGCTCCAGCGCTAGATGTTGATTGGCAAAGCAACAATACCTTTGCATCCTGTAGTACGGATATGTGTATCCACGTCTGTAAGCTTGGACAAGACAGACCTATTAAAACATTTGAAGGACACACAGTAAGTAGTAATTTTTGTGTGAAAAGTAAAGACCGTGAAATACACAATGAATCATGAAAAACTTATTTCTGGTTTAGAATGAAGTTAATGCAATCAAATGGGATCCAACTGGTAACTTACTGGCATCCTGCTCTGATGACATGACTTTAAAAGTAAGTTTTTAATGGACAGCTGCACTCACTTTACATTATTGACTGCTCTTTACCTTTGAATGTAAaaaggtttttatatatatatatatatatataattttattttttttttgtaatccatTCAAGATATGGAGCATGAAACAGGATAGTTGTGTGCACGACTTGCAAGCCCACAGCAAAGAGATATACACTATCAAATGGAGCCCAACAGGACCCGGCACTAATAATCCAAATGCTAGTCTTATGTTAGCAAGGTAATTAGAAATGCACTAATACATTTAAACCTTGAAAATAGAATGAAATGATTGAATTTGTGAACAGTATTGTTTTTTTACAGTGCTTCATTTGATTCCACTGTTCGGTTATGGGATGTAGACAGAGGAATTTGCATCCACACACTGACCAAACATCAGGAACCTGTATACAGTGTAGCCTTCAGTCCAGATGGAAGATATCTAGCTAGTGGTTCTTTTGACAAATGTGTCCACATCTGGAACACACAGGTATGTTTTTCTAATTTAACAAACAGACATATACTCTAGGTTTGCTACAATAAGGAGTTTAGAAACAACAGAATATTCAGTTCATTTTACTAATCATCATTGATCTAATAATGTGAGTTGTGTCTTTAAGTTCATTGAACAACAACGTGATCATTTTTCTGAACTATGCAATACTGCGATCCTTGTGCaaattacttatattaaattttagTGAACAATATCTGACGTTTGTTTAGttcaattatatataaaatataatttttttttctagtctgTGTAGCTCAAAAGTCCTCAGAAAGACTGCTGGTACATGATATAAAACCATGAACCCTGCCCCATGTTTTCTCAACAATCAGATATTTTTACAGTTTATCAAGAGATAAATTAGTATGCCATACTTCACACTAAAACAGTAGCATGGTTTGGTTCCCATTAATATTTTGATATTCTGGCCAGTTTTCTGGTTCTTGAAAAAGCTGACCCCAATTTACAACTGGATATGTTTCAAACAAAGCCATATTTCTAATACTAGACTCGCAttactttgaaaataaatattttataggaagtttaattaaaatgcatgttGTTTTGCTTGTTGAACAATAAAAAGGTCATTTTAAGCCATAAATTTTAGTGGAGCAGAATGATACAATACATATAGTTGCAACACTGAACATTTAACTAAACTTACCAGAGTCTTCCTTTTTGTTCAGACTGGCACACTTGTCCATAGCTACAGGGGAACAGGTGGTATCTTTGAAGTATGCTGGAATGCAGCAGGAGACAAAGTTGGAGCTAGTGCATCAGATGGATCAGTAGGTTCTATTTTAACCATCCTTTTTGTTATAGCAGTTAAAACAAAAGTACAACATACATATTGATGTATCTGTTACTaacctgtttctttttttttcccctgtcagGTTTGTGTATTAGATCTGCGGAAATAACGCTATTAGTTGGAAGCCATGGACCGACTATGAATGTGTACATAGCCAAAATGACTGTCCCTATCCCAAGTACTGCTACAGACCCACCATGAGCATGGCCAGTCCACTACAGCCAAATTAACAAGCACGCAGGTGGGGAGGGGTGGTCAAGTGACTGTACCCTGGCAAGTACCTCTTGACTTGGAAGCAGAATGCATTTCCATGAATAGAGGAAGATGCAAAAATCAGGATGGgacatgtgaaagaaaaaaaggaccGTTTGTGTACCAAAacagaaagatttttttctttctttaaatgggagtcaacacaaaatattttttattctattggtAGAACAGTTTGTGTGTGCAAACATATCAGCTTTCATAATCCTGCGGCAGCAGTAGGTTAATTTCCTTTTACACATTTTAACAATTTAGGTTACAGATGCATGAAGTAGGAGAGATTCACCtccaaacaataaaataataacaatcaaCCTGACTTTGGTACTGTGCATTTTTgtggttcaaaaaaaaaaatgtttccaggaatctTGCAGCTCAGTTCTACATTTACTGTTCCACTGTTTGGTGGTAAATCCCCCGCCCCCACCCCTTTTTACCCAAGAACACATAGTTCTGCCGATTTTACAGGAAATAATGGGCACAAAATTAGAGGAGATGCATTGCATCCTTTTGTTTTAAGACCATAATTTAACTATGGTTGAATTGTGCACTATTGATAGAGCAAAATATAGaaatgttcattaaaagtttCTGGACAAAGGTTTACTGCTGTAGGTATTACTAGAATGCATCATTCATTAGTAAACTGCAGATGCTTCATTGAGGAACTAGATTCCAGTATTACTGACTGATACTGCTTTTTTAGTTTGAATTcatttaaacaatgaaaataccacaaaacacattgtttaaaaaaaaagaaaagaaaaaaaaaagttttttttttatctcctaaaGGGATGACTTGCTTTAAGTGTCTTTTTTCAGTTTCCagtttctcttttaattttgaaGTTTGTGCTTTCAGTTAAATTCCTGTTATATCCAAAAGATCCGAGAGGGATAAGGATGTGTAAACACCTTATTAACATTCATCATAGACTTGGATCCCCGTCTGTCTTGTTGCTTCGGCAATCAAAATGTCTACCCTGGTTCTGTTTTTGCTGAGTACTGCATCTGtactgtaccttttttttttttttttaaacaataaaattgtAATGCTAGCTAACTACAAAAAtgctgtttaatattgttttctactCCCCTTCCCAGTTATTGAGCCATACATTGCTTGTATATTAATAGCTTTTAATTActgctatcatttttttaatacacgTAAAAGAGATACTTAAAGCAAGTCAGGGTGTTGGGCAGGGAAATTTAACTTCACATTAgtaaatataaaatggagcaaCATTATATTTCTGTGTTATCACAGGATATGCTTTTTATATACTACCCATATGAGggtggttttaaataaaaattgaattatgttttaattaaattttctgtGATTATTATGCATTATGTGGACAATTATTTGTCATGCAATAGCAAAACTATCACCTTAGTATAACATTAATCTTTATAAAATACCATTAGACGGTCATAGTAAACTGGTGATCACGTTATATTGTGGCTGTGTTTAAACTTATGTTTCAGTGGTGTGAAAGAATTTTGATGCTGTCTGTTTTGATAATCTTATAATGTCTTATCACTTTTCCAAAATGCATATGAAGTAACTTATATGTTTATAATTCTTCGTAGGAAGAGTCAAACATTTTAATTCTGAAAGTATTGTGCAGACTGCATCATCAGTCATATGCCCAATTTCTTAATAAGCAGAAACACTATTAGATGATTTAGTTACATGTCTAATACTTTGTAATTATATGTAACTAGTAATTATACCAGCCCTTGGGGGTTTGTTCTTGATTTGAATTCTGCATAACATTGTCTTCATCAGCATATGTGACAGTAAAATGGtattttataaattacttttttaaccCATAGATTACACTGCAGTCCAGTATACATTGTCttttttcagttcttcttcaGTTCATGAAATATGTGGAAATCCAGCCCCATGAGAGTTTTTGtactatttaaacaattttatagTTCTTATTTTGTTTGTAGCTGTTAAAGCAAAATACAATTAAGATAATTTGGATGTTCCATATTGTCCTGGACCATGTAAATACCACATGCTGTAATGTATTTGGGtttcatatattaaaaatgcCCACACCCACCCTTTTTGTTATCTCTAAAGTCACATCTTTAATTGCAGATTCCCTTTACATTGTATTGATCTGAAAGTTGTAATTTGAGTCAGATCTGAAAAAGGTccagaataaaaatatattttgatatgatttttcttgtatttgtgcTTAAATTTTCTTACCAGTTTTTGGATCAAGGTTTTCCTTCCAGGAAGTACACCATTATTTCGGTATTCTCAAGAGATCCTTTCTCATTACATTTAAGAAACCAAACATTAAATGGGCAGTTGACCAGCGTCGTCTTCCTGAGAAGTGAACAGTCTACAGCATGCTTTGTTACGTATTGACACTTTTAAGCAACTACTGTACTGCACTGCACAGGTAACCTAGTCCAAGTTAAATCCTTAAAGTGCAAAGCAAAGAATCACTTACAATATCAGATGTATGAGCCGTGGGTAAAGTTGGTGTAGAACTACAGATACAGTTTATATTATGACTGAAAAGTTGCTGTGTTTCTTCATATGCAAACCTGGCAGAAGTAAAAGCTCATTCTAACAATGTATGTGATGCACTAATAGAGCCAAAACCTTTACTGGGTTCTTTGCCAGGTTGCAGTTTGAGTTATGTTATGCATATAATGCATATCTAAGtggattaattatttaaattacgtATTAGAGTGGAGTTGTACAAATTcacaaattactgttttttttctgaagtctGTGGTTTATATAAGGATGCAGCTTATCAAAGTGTTTGTTAAcacaatgaaatatttgcaaatattgtatacaggaCTCCATTTTAGTCTGTAGAGTCTACAATCCCTTATCTGCAGTTCAGAATCAAAAGCTCTGAAAACTGAAAGTTCTTTTATCCTGGGCTTGACATCAGTGCCTTTTTCATGCATACAAgtgggtacccaaaaataacaggaatcggggaaaaaaaaatagttttaataattttgactTGCTGAAACTTCTCCATTTGAATGGCTGCACTTGTCCcaatggttttcccactggtggagaCATTTCTGGAATTGCTGACagcaatttttctttgacttcctccacagtacaaaaacactttcctttgagttctttttttaatatgtgggaacaagaaaaagtcacacagagcAAGAGCTGGAgagtagggaaggtggcaagaactccaagacacacaagtcaattcagaaatctcttcaatagtccgaTCATGatttttgtaaattgctttgcaaactttttcaagatttttgcCATTCCTAAGTGACATTTCCGTCATTTTAAACATGAAAGCCACTCGTACAGTAGACCTGTGctttaaagcttcctctttaaaagcagtttcaagcatcactaccatttcagcagctgttttccctaagagaaaaccaAATGTAACGCAGACTGGCTTTTCTTTATGATCACcaatcacaaaaat encodes the following:
- the tbl1xr1a gene encoding F-box-like/WD repeat-containing protein TBL1XR1a isoform X2, which gives rise to MSISSDEVNFLVYRYLQESGFSHSAFTFGIESHISQSNINGALVPPAALISIIQKGLQYVEAEVSINEDGTLFDGRPIESLSLIDAVMPDVVQTRQQAYRDKLAQQQAAAAAAAVTTTPNQQGPAKNGENTANGEENGAHSLPNNHTDMMEVDGDVEIPQNKAMVLRGHESEVFICAWNPVSDLLASGSGDSTARIWNLSENSTSSSTQLVLRHCIREGGQDVPSNKDVTSLDWNSEGTLLATGSYDGFARIWTKDGNLASTLGQHKGPIFALKWNKKGNFILSAGVDKTTIIWDVHTGEVKQQFPFHSAPALDVDWQSNNTFASCSTDMCIHVCKLGQDRPIKTFEGHTNEVNAIKWDPTGNLLASCSDDMTLKIWSMKQDSCVHDLQAHSKEIYTIKWSPTGPGTNNPNASLMLASASFDSTVRLWDVDRGICIHTLTKHQEPVYSVAFSPDGRYLASGSFDKCVHIWNTQTGTLVHSYRGTGGIFEVCWNAAGDKVGASASDGSVCVLDLRK